The following proteins are co-located in the Dromiciops gliroides isolate mDroGli1 chromosome 2, mDroGli1.pri, whole genome shotgun sequence genome:
- the DLST gene encoding dihydrolipoyllysine-residue succinyltransferase component of 2-oxoglutarate dehydrogenase complex, mitochondrial produces MLSRSRCVSRAFSRSLSAFQKGNCPLGRRSLPGISLCQGPAYLYSKKIVVNDSVLNVRFFRTTAVCKNDVITVKTPAFAESVTEGDVRWEKAVGDTVSEDEVVCEIETDKTSVQVPSPANGVIEALLVPDGGKVEGGTPLFTLRKTGAAPAKAKPAEAPSAAAPKPDSVAAPPPPPLAASIPTQMPPVPPVSSQPVDTKPVSAVKPSAAISAAEPGAGKGARSEHRVKMNRMRQRIAQRLKEAQNTCAMLTTFNEIDMSNIQEMRARHKESFLKKHNLKLGFMSAFVKASAFALQEQPVVNAVIDDTTKEVLYRDYIDISVAVATPRGLVVPVIRNVETMNFADIERTIAELGEKARKNELAIEDMDGGTFTISNGGVFGSLFGTPIINPPQSAILGMHGIFDRPVAVGGKVEVRPMMYVALTYDHRLIDGREAVTFLRKIKAAVEDPRVLLLDL; encoded by the exons ATGCTGTCCCGTTCGCGCTGCGTGTCCCGGGCGTTCAGCCGCTCGCTCTCCGCCTTCCAGAAG GGGAACTGCCCTTTAGGGAGGCGTTCCTTACCTG GTATCTCCCTGTGCCAGGGACCAGCTTACCTTTACAGTAAAAAGATTGT tgTAAATGACTCTGTCTTGAATGTTCGATTCTTCAGAACTACAGCAGTGTGCA AGAATGATGTTATTACAGTCAAGACGCCAGCATTTGCAGAGTCTGTCACAGAGGGGGATGTCAGGTGGGAGAAAG CTGTTGGAGACACAGTTTCAGAAGATGAAGTGGTTTGTGAAATTGAAACAGACAAG aCATCTGTGCAGGTTCCATCACCGGCAAATGGAGTGATTGAAGCCCTCCTGGTACCTGATggagggaaagtggaaggaggAACCCCTCTGTTCACTCTCAGGAAAACTGGCG ctgctcCTGCTAAAGCCAAACCAGCTGAAGCTCCCTCTGCTGCAGCCCCTAAACCAGATTCTGTAGCAGCTCCTCCACCTCCCCCACTTGCTGCATCTATACCCACTCAGATGCCCCCAGTGCCCCCTGTGTCATCACAACCTGTTGATACCAAACCTG TGTCTGCTGTAAAACCCTCTGCTGCTATTTCAGCAGCAGAGCCAGGAGCTGGCAAAGGTGCGCGTTCAGAACATAGG GTGAAAATGAACAGGATGCGACAACGTATTGCTCAACGTCTAAAGGAGGCCCAAAATACATGTGCAATGCTGACCACTTTCAACGAGATTGATATGAG TAACATCCAGGAGATGCGGGCCCGACACAAAGAGAGTTTTCTGAAAAAACACAACCTGAAACTAGGCTTCATGTCAGCATTTGTGAAGGCCTCTGCCTTTGCCTTACAGGAACAGCCGGTGGTGAATGCAG TGATTGATGACACAACCAAAGAGGTGCTGTATAGGGATTATATTGACATCAGTGTTGCTGTGGCCACTCCACGG GGACTTGTGGTACCAGTTATTAGGAATGTGGAAACTATGAATTTTGCAGACATCGAAAGAACCATAGCTGAGCTGGGAGAGAAG GCCCGAAAGAATGAGCTTGCCATAGAAGATATGGATGGTGGCACTTTCACAATCAGTAATGGAGGAGTCTTTGGCTCCCTCTTTGGGACCCCCATCATTAACCCCCCTCAGTCAGCCATCTTGGGCATGCACGGCATTTTTGATAGGCCTGTTGCTGTTGGAGGCAAG GTGGAGGTGCGGCCCATGATGTATGTAGCACTGACTTATGACCACCGGCTGATTGATGGCAGAGAGGCAGTGACTTTCCTTCGAAAAATCAAAGCAGCTGTGGAGGATCCTCGTGTCCTGCTACTTGACCTTTAG